tcttATGCATGCAGATGGAAAGGGGAGTCTTTCCGAGAGAGCATCAAGCGACATGAGCACTTCATTGCTTTGCAACTAGGTGTGAAGCCTGGACAGAAGGTTTGtcttctttgttcatttttgcATTACTACATGGGAAAAACATtggtaatttgatttttcttccaTTACTACAGGTGTTGGATGTAGGATGTGGAATTGGTGGACCACTAAGAGAAATTGCTCGATTTAGGTAATGGTTTTATTACTTGAACTTCTTTCTCTGCTTGGGTTTGGTTGTTGGtgctctttctctttttctttttttcttttgttgctaATATCATTGATCATGGCATAACAAAAGCATAGTCCTGTATAGTAATTCTATATACTGATTTATACCATGATTTGCAGCTCAACATCGGTTACGGGGTTGAATAACAATGAATATCAAATAACAAGAGGAAGGGTATGTAAATGAGCAAAAGCTTAAATGCACTGCAATAGCTCCCATAAGAATgagtttttatgttttattatagTTTTAGGTATTCTATAGCAATGGTTTGAACTacttattttgtttctatttctgACTTGGGCATTAGAACAAGTCACCAAGATTAGGATGATGGCCATTTGGTTTGTTTCATTTCCAATGGCCAGTAACATTCTGCATGCCTTACTTGTACATGGGCTGCACCCTTTTCTGGCATTAAAACAAAATACTTATGAGCTACTGTTTCTCCATAGGAACTGAACCGCATTGCTGGAGTGGACAAAACCTGTGACTTTGTGAAGGTTGTTATCATTCTAGATAAAGTTCATGTTCATGTTCTTTTTGCAACTCCTTTCCAAATGCTTTCTCAAATTGTTTTTGGGTTATTTCTCTTGATGTTATCATTGATGGACCTCTTTATGATTAATTTTGTGATATCACTGCAGGCTGACTTCATGAAAATGCCATTTTCTGATAATACTTTTGATGCGGTATATGAGATTGACGCAACCTGTCATGCTCCTGATGTGGTACATTATTTTACAATTATCCATAATCAATTCCAGACTTTCGTATAAATCTCTCTTGTTTGAGGCTGCATATCAACTTCtgttttgaatattattttagcTGTTTGTTTACGGTGGTTTTATTTCTGGTTGAAATAGCTTGGATGCTATAAAGAGATCTACAGAGTATTGAAGCCTGGCCAGTGTTTTGCTGCATATGAATGGTGCATGACTGATGCCTTTGATCCCAATAACCAAGAACACCAAAAAATCAAGGTTATAAATGCTTGATATTTATGTATCTGTTTGACCTATTACTTGCTCTTAAATGATTGATAACATAATAAATTCCATGGTTACAGGCAGAAATAGAAATTGGTGCTGGCCTTCCAGACATCAGATTGACTAGACAATGCCTCGAAGCCCTAAAACAAGCAGGTTTTGAGGTGAGTGAAAACCTATGTTTCTTGTACTGAACCTGCTATGAGCTTGTGAGAAAATGATCAGCAGGAGGGTCTTATCTCTGTTTTTGTTCTCTATCAAGGTTATTTGGGAGAAAGACCTAGCTGTGGACTCACCTCTTCCTTGGTACACGCCTTTAGATAAAAGTCACTTCTCATTAAGTGGCTTCCGTGTAACAGGTGTTGGACGTTTCATTAGTAGAAACATGGTAAGGTTTTCATATGCTGCCTCATGCTCTTGTTACGTTTTCTTTAACTCTtcaaaaatgacaaaattatCCCCTTGGGAGTTGCTCTTTATGCTTTGGAACTCTGGTATTTCCTGAGTATTCTTTTTGTTCTCAATCTATTGAAAGCAGTTAATTAGTGCTTGGTTTTCTTCTACCATTTTAGGTCAAGGCCCTAGAATTTGTGGGACTTGCTCCAAAGGGAAGTCAAAGAGTTCAAGCTTTTCTAGAGAAAGCTGCAGAAGGGCTATTTGACGGTGGAAAGTATGAGTTCTCTTCCCTAAACAGAATTTTCTTTCATGTCATTCTTCCCATCCTATGTAAGAATGggaatatatcaaaattacttGTTAGAGTATCTTGTTTCTGATCCAACTGTCCAGTGAAATCGAGTAAAATCAGACGATTCAAAATGATACTACATTGACCTAATTATTAGGATTAAACCACAGACCTACCTTCTCCTTTACACACTCCAAGCCAATTGATAAACGATTATCTGAAAAGAGAGGCTTCTAAAGTTCGTGTTTTATATGTATTGATTTAcacattcttttcttttcagtGCTAATTTCCATCAACTACTAACCCAATTATGTGACTACTTCCAGGAAAGAGATCTTCACGCCGATCTATTTCTTATTGGGTCGAAAACCAAACTCAGATAGTGATGTGCCAGTTGGACCCAGTAACCTGCTGTAGGTATCAAATCAAAAACTCTCTCTTAGAACTGGGAATTGACCGGCCTAGGCTGACTTTTGGTGTGTGATTGCTTGTCTTCTTTCGGTTTCCTGCATGTTGTCAGCTTCGTCTCCCATTACAATTTCTTCACATATCCgatgaatgaatttttctatAACTTGCTTCATTCCTTTTTGCCTATCCTGTATGTATTATCttgtttttaattctatatGCTTTAGAGTCATGCGCTGCCATATTGCAGAATGTGATTGAAAGCTAGTGGCGTGCTAGTTCTATGAGAATATGCCCGTTGCCTGCGCCGTTTCCTTATTAGCCTGTTTCGtaaacagaaaattgtttttgaaactgGAAAccaattagatttttttttcttcaaaatttgtaatgaaaatatggcattttttaaaaatatttttaattattttaaataaataattatataaatggtACGAGGAATGATTGAAAATACAGAATTATATAAACGTCATTTTTAagacatatttgaaaataaaaaaaacggGTTAAGAAGATTCCaagtttttaaatgatttgtttcaaaaaacatcAGTTTTGAAACTATTGTCAAAAATTGTTTATAagttttatttggaaattgttcTTCAAAATAGTCGTTTGTTCaatgataaatttataaagaaaaatagtttttggagAAAttgtttaaaacaaaattagaacaaatttagtatgtttttagttattttttgtataataattaaaaaaatagagaatattttaaaatttttataagattTCAAAATACCTACTATTTTCATGGAGAACTTTTATTTAGAGTTcttattagaattttatttttgaaaataattaaagattaatAATTATTTCCAAAATCCGTTTCTGAAGAGTTATTTTGGAAATCATTAAAAATGTCATATATTTAATGTTGGCCAGACTTGAAATTGTCACATCATATTTAGTTAGATTATGAAGGGGTCAAGACACATCCTGAGGCGGTTGGAATTGTCCCTAGGCCAGGTTCGACCTGGGGAGTATCGTGCCCTGCCCTGCCCTGCCCTGCCCTGCCCTGCTTCTCTCTCTGACCCACCACCAACATGCCTGCAAATTGGAACTCGTCAAGACGGCAATCGGAATCCTAGCACTTTGGATTCGATTTGATGCGGTGGTCAAGTTGGTGGTTTTTATTTTTCGGGtgcaaaaatgttttaaaaaaccattctattttcatcttaaacatgtattttttaaaaaaataagttcatttaaaagtattatattttatttatttattttataaatcattatttttaatattaaaaagaaaaaaaaatccaagttgGTACTCCTAGTCCTTGTAATTCTCAATACCAGTCACCTAGAAAAATTAAAGGCACCTTCAGGGCCGCCTGAAAGTAAgtctttttaattgaattttcaattaataaaaaatgccTCTAGAATGCAACAAAGTCTTTGCCAAAAGTCTAGGAGGAATAAAGTCTGCATAATTGACGCCGTTAACTCCATTGCCTTTAAAATTGAgatattatagttttaatataatttcttttattggaaGAGGgagatttaaattttaaaagcaacATTTGAATATTAAACTTTTAAATTAAGGTTGAAGTGGGGTCACGTTTTCCATTCCTTTGTATcaattttaacaatatttaaatTGATAGACACCATCGTATTTTTAAGTTTGATTACTTGTAGCTCAGTATCACATCCTACTTCAAATGATTCTCCCCTAATTTTATATAAAGGTTAGTATCTTACATAAGTTTAGGAAAAACTAAATCTGTAACATCAGTTTCGTTTATTTATACTTTGCACATAGATTTCATTTATTGGTACTCTCAAtgatctatattttattatacatatttaacGATTTAGATCTAAACTTCGACGGATATCAAACTTTGCATTACGAACAAGAGTCAATTTTAATTGTGAAGTCtgaatatatatgaatttatcttaCCTTTGaacagaaaaaattattattcacatctaaatttttttgcttataatattatattaaaatatttcaaaataagatttaacttatacataaaatatattaaaatatatcaaGTCCAATAACAAAAACTCCAAGTTTATTTTTACACgcttgaaagtaaaaaaaaaaaaaaaaaaaagtgaatgactaaaacaaaatgatatcaaatatctattattttacTTCAATGAaagtttttcataaattttcaacaattcttACTAGCATTGAAAAgaatgttattattaaaaaaattaaaaagaagttaCTAATAGATTAAAATGCAAATTCTTAGTGAACTTAtgagttatgtttgattcccaaaaagtaataaggaaagaaaaaaatgttaaagaaaaatgttttttcatgtttggtttcatcgtgaaaaatacaaaaaaataaaataaaatcaaatataattaaaattaattaaaattttatatattctaagattatttaatatttatataatagaaaaaaataagtgaaatgaatttgaaaaaattaataaaaacaacttattgactttgaattcattttttatttttttctttccacttttgctttttattttctttcactcacactttccctcaaattttccatgaaCCAAACGGTCATAATATCATGCCAAAAAAATTCACAacacatttaattaaaaaaaattaatcaaaccttttgatttatatttgatGCACAACTCCattaaatgacaaaaaatagtaatttataaacacattttcttaagcttttgtttttttataattatactTTCATGTTGTATATGACCtaattatattcttttataataattaacattttagaaattttgaaactaaattccaacattttcttaattaaatgactcttataattatatttttgattcctaatatatatatatatataattaaattccTAAAAGAAAAGTCGGgtataataatgaaatatttcatatataatattttacatttcattatatattttataatttcctggaaaaataaaagaaaagaaaaaggaatctTTAAGATCTCTCTcaattcattaaattaaatcaaatcagaACAACCATGACAGGGACAAGACATCAAGAGAAGAAAAGGAGGATACAAAATgaaccctctttttttttttttttttttctctttatcaaATGGAATAGAGAATGATATGATCTTCATGAGCATCCTTGACTCCCTTGGAGCCGCAGCTGGACCCACTGAGGCCGGCGGAGGAGGCCAGGCTGCCCTGAGGATGGTGGTGGACGTGGTCGTGGTCGGAGTTGGAAGGAGGGTGGTAGTACATCCGGGCAGTTTGTGGGCAGTGTGAGTGGAACCTTGCCACTATTCTCACCCCTGCATCCAGCAGCTCTGTGTACTTTCCCATCTCACTTTCTCGCCCTCCAAACACGctcttctctctctccaaaCACCCccctttctttccttcctttctttggtagaaagaaaagaaaagatctaaaaaaaaaaaaaaaaaccctgctAACACcctctttttttccctctctccAAACAGCCTCCtttcttccctttctttccttccggggagaaagaaaagaaaggaaaagaaaaagaaagacgaaaaaatggaaaatatattaGAAGACGTCCCAAGTGGAACAGCCCATGAGACGAGACAGAGATTGTGTGAAACGTTTGTGAATAGCCACAAAGCCAACTTGTGGTGTAGATATATACAGACAGGATTGCAGCTGTGCTTTGCCGGATTCTTTTCACATTTTGCATACTTTTCCCCCTTTTCATCTTTTTTGTGTTTTGGCCCCACtactctttttctttccccttaaatttttggtatttttttaatattgaagaAAAGATGATGTATTTTTCATCCTTTGACTTATATTAATGTTTCtagaaataattttcatgtaatatttattattaataataaaaatttaatcataaaattaaagagttttttttGGGTTCGAAAAAAAATCTCgattaactaattttttttttttttttggtaatttacgatttgaaacaaaatttaaaataaaatattttgaaatttagaaaagaattagaaaaaacaaaattgcaaaacaaatgaagaatgtAAGGAATATTGTAAAAAGGCAAAAGTAGAAGGGCATTGGTGCAAGAACTTTTTGCGGTCAACTTTGGAGAACGCGTATTGCGTGAAATATTCGCCGCGGCAGGTGGTGGTGACAGGTAACGCCGGTAGTTGAGTCTCACTTCCATTGAATATGTGGTATTGCTTTTTACATTTCTACCCTTTCTTTTTTGTGAAAGCACATGACTAATCCTTTTCGCCTAACGTGTTTTATGGGTTTTCACATTGGGGTGTGGGTATTAAgtccaaattataaaattaaaaataataagactacAAATTTGGGCTCCATGGGATTCATATTAAAAGGgcttggtaaatcaacttaataacttaaaatgatttaataatttaatttaaataattaagtaaattaaatatatttggtaagataatttaatgatataatttaaagtaaaaaataattttaagtaataaattcatatttttattttacttttttacttttatttaccTTAATTATCTTTATAATTTCCTTTACTATACAATTTCCATTGTTACTCGACCTCATTTATCATAGTTAtgatttatgaggataaatgatttaaaataagttttaagttaattttatcaaataactttaatgcttaaagtaagaattaagtaataaatttcaagttagcaacttaaatataatttaatataaagttaacttaaatcattaagtaataagtattaagttttatcaaccACCCTTTTAGACAAAATCATAGAATGTAGGACCCAAtagaaattataatatattttcatttcacaagtcaaagtcatatatatatttgaaaaagtaAGAGGAACTTCTTGTGCTATTTGGGTgatgttaataaaaatgttttctacttttaatatgaattctccattcttatttttattttattacaattttttaatatatatatatatctatatatatttaatttggacCGTCTTTTACCATAAAAGAGTATGATAACGATATTTAATTTGATGAATCAAGGACAACGAATAAAAGTGCTTTAAGATGAGTGAACAAGGACTTTAATTGAAGTCTGAGTGGTTAAATTCTAATGacgaaattataaaaataattgttaattaATGTTTAAATAATGCATCTATAATAAATGACATGTTAACCGTTACAAACAATGGGTTCTTATATTTTAAGAATGAGGATGACtaaaaaataggttataaattattataataaaaagagtaatatttttaattttatttgatcattaataaatgatatttcaaAGTAAgcttaaaacttaaatattcacaattattatcatatttgtaagaaaataaatagaataactATGATATGCAACTTGATCAAGAATGCCTTAAAAGTGTATTACCATGATGAGTTTTAAGAGAAAGTAGAATTAGAATATTATTATGCCTTTGGCAAATAGCTAGAAAAATGCGGAGCATCATATATATCATAGTTGGAAAGTGGGGTGGTTGGCTTCCTCGTACCAACAAAGTGACAAATAATGCCCCCAATAGTTTATTTTTAGGTTCACAAGCTTAGATCATACCTAAGCCAATTGTGAATTGAATGGAATCATTATAGAATAATTCTACTTTTTATTGtgtattaattaaataattaatgtCCATATACAAagaatcaaaaaaataaatttttaaaaaatcatccCATGTGACCCATAATGCATGCTTTGTAATATTCTCTAACAGGTATCTCCAATTTCTGATTATAAtatactttttgtttaaaaggaatattatataaaatatttcttaagttTATTTATGGTTATAATTAGATTCAAAGTTAGTGGAAATACatcaatgaatattttaaatcatgaggggaaaaagttatgagaaaaaaatatgagtttatGAGGATTATACATGgtgaatagagatgtgaggaagagtgAGACACCCGATGGAGCAAGAGGCCTTATTAGGGTGTAAATGTGAGGAAGAGTGAGAGACATTTAGTGGAGTAAAATGAAAATGCAAAAAGTGGGAAAAAGTGAGATGTTTGAGGATCCAATTATATGAATTGCTTTATTAATGTgttcttattttatatgtttacaTTGATGCTTCTATTGGCACAAGAAAATGTGTGCATTCTAAAACTCTTTAATCATAGTGTCAACCATTGCTTCGGGGTGAACAAGCATAAATACGTAAGGGTTAAGATAATTATAAGATAAAACCATAGGAAAAAATCCTATGAAGAAACTAAGATAAGAATGAAAGCTTATGTACTATACAATTTTGGGCTATTAGAAATTTCAGACAAGATAGAAATATGTACAGAACTAGTTACAAGACCAAGTTTTTCACCAGTAAGTCATTCTCTACCCACAAAGCAAATCCTTATATCCCAAAAAATTGGAGTTTGATGCATCTTCCAATGGCCTAAAATCAATTCCTTTTTTTGCACTCGACCAGAAAGTAGACCCTTATTATAAAGTGGTATACACCTGCTCATTTCTTTATTAATGCCAATTATCATCTTGAATAGTGAAACTCTCTAATTCCTATATCGAGATTAAGGTCTATCTTAATGAAACCAAGTCATAGAGCAATTTATCTAGTGTCCACTATGCTTGCCAATAGGACCGATTAAAGCCCCATCCATGTTCCAAATGCGTAACCCTTGACCAAATCAGGGCATGCATCAATTACATGGCCAAATCCAAGAGTCAAGCTAGTTGTGCAGCATTCGTGTATTTATCTAGACATAATTATAAAACACATCACTTCACTAAAAAGATCTAATCCAAAAATGTTGGTTTTAGAAATCATTCTACACTACCCCCATCCAATAGTTTAAGGAGATACAACCAAACCCCTGTGAGGAACAAAGGTCACACCTAATAATTGAGTGCAATTTAGATCCCTATTTGTTCTAAAGTTTcatttcataattattattattattaataaaaccatttttaaaatatagttttacttattaaaatgtttttagaatatGATCGATCGTTGAATTAGAAAAGTTATTGATTCACAGTTTAATGGTCAGACAGATGGTTGAACCGTAGTCAAATCAGTGAtgccataaatatataatttataaattattaaaagttaaaaatataaaaattaaaaaatttaaacaaatttcatctttttatcattaatattgatagattaaattatgatatgGGTGCCAtgaagatttattaaaattttagaatttctaattttattaaatatgtttaac
This DNA window, taken from Vitis riparia cultivar Riparia Gloire de Montpellier isolate 1030 chromosome 13, EGFV_Vit.rip_1.0, whole genome shotgun sequence, encodes the following:
- the LOC117928779 gene encoding cycloartenol-C-24-methyltransferase-like produces the protein MSKAGALDLASGVGGKIQKDEVLSAVEKYEKYHVCYGGEEEERKANYSDMVNKYYDLVTSFYEFGWGESFHFAPRWKGESFRESIKRHEHFIALQLGVKPGQKVLDVGCGIGGPLREIARFSSTSVTGLNNNEYQITRGRELNRIAGVDKTCDFVKADFMKMPFSDNTFDAVYEIDATCHAPDVLGCYKEIYRVLKPGQCFAAYEWCMTDAFDPNNQEHQKIKAEIEIGAGLPDIRLTRQCLEALKQAGFEVIWEKDLAVDSPLPWYTPLDKSHFSLSGFRVTGVGRFISRNMVKALEFVGLAPKGSQRVQAFLEKAAEGLFDGGKKEIFTPIYFLLGRKPNSDSDVPVGPSNLL
- the LOC117927828 gene encoding uncharacterized protein LOC117927828 → MGKYTELLDAGVRIVARFHSHCPQTARMYYHPPSNSDHDHVHHHPQGSLASSAGLSMLVVGQREKQGRAGQGRAGHDTPQVEPGLGTIPTASGCVLTPS